In a genomic window of Vigna angularis cultivar LongXiaoDou No.4 chromosome 6, ASM1680809v1, whole genome shotgun sequence:
- the LOC108341076 gene encoding gamma-glutamyl peptidase 3, giving the protein MGEIGEKRYALLMCGEDSEYLLKMHGGCYGIFGRVLAEEGERWDLYKVVQGHFPANHHLSLYDGFVITGSCYDAHSNDPWILELLQLVNKLDSMHKKILGICFGHQIIGRALGGKVGRSPKGWDIGVKSINVSSSLPLSFSSLKLPSQLSIYKCHRDEILELPPKAEVIAWSEMCAIEMFSYGDHIFGIQGHPEFTHDILLHFIDRIITRNLVQEAFALDAKDKAALLEPDKEILKTLCVNFLKGRF; this is encoded by the exons ATGGGTGAGATCGGAGAGAAGAGGTATGCGCTGCTGATGTGCGGTGAGGATTCGGAGTACTTGTTGAAGATGCACGGCGGCTGTTACGGGATCTTCGGGAGAGTGTTGGCGGAGGAGGGAGAGAGGTGGGACCTCTACAAGGTGGTGCAGGGACACTTTCCGGCCAACCACCACCTCTCTCTCTACGACGGCTTTGTCATCACCGGAAGTTGCTACGACGCCCATTCCAACGACCCTTGGATTCTTGAACTTCTCCAACTCGTTAACAAATTGGACTCTATGCACAAGAAAATCCTTGGCATTTGCTTTGGTCACCAG ATAATCGGGCGTGCATTGGGAGGGAAGGTGGGTCGATCTCCGAAGGGTTGGGACATTGGTGTGAAATCTATAAACGTGTCATCATCTCTGCCATTGTCTTTCTCATCTCTCAAACTCCCATCACAACTTTCCATATACAAATGCCACAGGGATGAG ATTCTAGAGCTGCCTCCTAAAGCAGAGGTGATAGCTTGGTCAGAAATGTGTGCAATTGAGATGTTCAGCTATGGAGATCACATCTTTGGCATCCAAGGCCACCCAGAATTCACCCATGACATCCTCTTGCACTTTATAGATCGTATTATTACCCGAAATTTGGTTCAG GAAGCTTTTGCTTTGGATGCAAAGGATAAGGCGGCATTACTAGAGCCCGACAAGGagattttgaaaacattatgCGTCAATTTTCTAAAGGGTCGATTTTGA